Sequence from the Amaranthus tricolor cultivar Red isolate AtriRed21 chromosome 1, ASM2621246v1, whole genome shotgun sequence genome:
TTCTTTGGGTCAGAGGGAGTACTTTATTCtcacaatttaaaattaaatgtgtAAATATAATATCATTTCATTTTGAAGGTCACTTTTTGTGTATAAACAGAATGTATTTAAAGAGTAGACTACAAAGTTTAATTTGAGGAATTGAAGCATTATAGTTTGGTAATGATCAGTGGAACAATTGTGTACTTTTGTGTTAGTTATCATTTTAAACTAGGAATGAAAATCTCTCTCTCCCCTTAATTAACTTTTGTCCCCCTACTAAAACTTGTTTATATCAAGTGGTTAATTAGATTATGTAattctaaaatttaaataacgtgttaaatattgaaaaactaaaaattttaattaatttaaatgggcTATTAAGGGGATCGTCTAAAGTACtacaacaataatataaaagattaaaatcaactataaaattatttttcatttaaatgttTAGGCCTGGATTTGGGCCAACGAAAACAAACACTATCAATTTTAACTTTGAaatcaagaatcaatgataattgagaAGTAAGCTGTTTGTTATACCGACTTAAAAGTCAAGATCTTATAAAAGTACTCTTCAGAGACTTAATTCGTTAAAACCATCTTAAAAACAAAGACTGGTATTGCTATTTTCCTTATATACATCTCACACTGACGCTTGTTGGACCGACTCTTCTCATAATTTGTAAAGATCTATTCTCAAATTAATGCTtttgtattttactttttttttagccttaaaaaataaaaaacaactaCTCGTAAGAAATCATTTTTTATAATACCAagaatcatatttatatatatatatatagaccaCCCTCATTGAACTAGCCCAATCTAATGtgtaaaataatcacttataaatttaaatttattataattttaaaataatttcttatgaTTTGTATGAAGTGAACAATTATTACCCTAAAATTATTGTTTACTAAACTTAAAGTAGTAACCATATTATATGGATTCGTCTCAATTGTGAAAAAGTGTCATATAAGACTTGATAGACCGATTGTATCGTCTCACTTTATGATGAGGGGTATCATACAAGACTAAATAAACCGattgaaatgaaatgaaatggAAATCTATCGCAACGAAGTCTACTAACTAATGACAAGATCAACAACTTATTATTGTTAATCACATAAGATTACAAGTTATTTCAACCCAAACATCAAGTCTAGACAAGACATAGTTATTTAATTTGTActccaaaaaatataaacattaaaCCATTGAAGCAGTTCCAAAATTTGAAGAACTCAACCCATCAAAAACCCGCGCCTTGACCCGACCTGTCAAACAACTCTACTTTCACTAAATACTTGATTTAAATTGGATTCCAAAGATGGGCCAAAGTTGAGCAATTTCTTTGACTGAACCCAAGGTTTAACAACAACCACAGCATCAAAAATCCTAGTATGATCACCTTCGTGGGCTTTAACAGTAAGATAGTATTTAAGCCCGGAAACTACTTGTCTTTGGGCCTTAATTACTTCAACAAAAGTCAATTTAGATCCACCACCAAGCCCGATACTCCGAATCGGGCTTGATGGTTGTATATTATCCCTTATTTCCTTGTTATATTCCTCTATTGAGAATTTTCCTAAGTCTTGAacttctttgtttgttttaacaTTATCTATATCTTGTCTTGCTCCCACCATTCTTCCCCTTTGTAGTGATTTTACCTTAGTTGTTAAAAGGAAGAATAGTACTATAAGTAAAAGAGAGTAAGGAAGAGTTGgtttatgcatttttttaggtgttttgagtatattttgttttggtttattttgagtTTGTATTTGAGTAAGTGAGAAAGTGAGATGGTTTTGATTTGAGAAGGCTGTATTAATAGGTGGAAGAGAAATGCATTTTATCTTAGTTGAAGtaagtattatttttagtatgatTCTAAGTTTGGTTTTTTTAGTACTCTTGCCCTCGTCctatgtgattaatttttacttttttattctgAAATACTCACATTTAATTGTAATATATTGTGTagaaaaatattactattagtaGTAAGTATTATGAAAATAGAggcaataataaaacaaaaaaggtGGGAGAAAGAGATGGGTGGAAATTTCgagagaagaaaaagaagagaatgGGATGGAGAAGGTGGAAGCATGAACGGTGTGCCGCGTTTGATATACATGCAAGAAATTTATCACAAAACCCACAACTTTAAAATGAGACTCAAGTTTTGGATGCTTATGTCAAAGCGGTggttatttttcatatttggtCTAACAAATTTAAATAGTTGTTTTAATCGACGTAACATCGAACGGAAAATATATGATAAACCACGCACCGCTTTCACATAATTAGGACACTTTTAGGtgttaattattgattgttttaGCTACTCAATTGTAGTGTTTAGATATATTTAGTTTAGTATGTGTAATGTCATGTTTTTGTAATTCCTTAACAACAGTAGAGTATTGTTCCACTTGTGATCTTAAATTGAAGAACTATAGAGAAATCAACTAATATATTTAGTTGATAGGctacttttaatattaattagttTTAGGGTGAAATCTCATTAGATCTATGTGCAACTAACTCTCCATTTATACAGATCATCattatacccagtgtatcccgctcatagaaaactatgatcagggtcggAAGAGAGAAGAACGACGACAGCTCATATCCATAGAAGAGAGTGCGGTTAAAAAATCTATCAGCTCGaaaaaggtcttcaaagagagaaacctacaacttataaataaaaacgGATCTTATTTGTATAAATCCGTTGAACAAATTTTTCATATTGGGCTAAGGGCATGAATCCCAAGACAAGTGTAGAAGTGAGTGATGAGATGATAGTGGCGTGCCCAGCGTGGCAGCCATGCAGCCCAAAACATATGCATCCTCTCACGTGTATTTTAGTGGTTTCTATTGACGAGTGGCCTTTGCTTTCGACAATTAAACTTATCACTAATGTCTTTCGCTCTTCTAATATATTCTTTTTCGTTCTTAAACATATACTTGcatttaattgttatatattgtaTGAGAAAATATCacactaataataaataatactttctGTAATGAAAAGAAAACAATCCTAGTAAATAGTCACAAAAAATTAGctatataattttcaaatttaaatcgCTTGATTGCGTTTGACCTTTTTAAGTCCCTttcattgaaaaaaattaattttaataattcaatttattgtttttatggtaaaaataattttatttttgattattgcAAGCATTGTCATACCTATTTCATGTGTGTTGCAAATGTACCCACGTAGATTATTCATCTTATTATTTATATGTGGTAACTTTATTTCAGTCATTAAAACAACTTaaatcttcaatttttttttgataaatcttCATACATCTCAGCAAAATTTCTAAGTCATTCAAACACTTAATTCTTAGTTtgagtataattttataatataataataagtgaTAAAAGCTGACTCATTttccattattattaatgtttcatTTTTTGTTCAACGCATGTGCCTATCGTATGTATAGTTCtcatatataattagtttaCATCTATTTACATTAATACTTTTGCTTTACTTAAAGTTACTCGTTTTTAAGCttataaactttttaaaatatttataataaacgaGCTAggcttaaaaaattattgttgatttttacttcaccaataataataataataattattattattattattattattattattattattattattattattaccattattattattattattattattattattattattattattattatgcaaGTACAAGGTGGTACCTCATCTATCTCAAAGAAACACTCTTAATTACATTTAGGTAAAAATCtaagaaaaatgaataaaaatgtcaaaaaaacaaAACGTTAAGTTGATTGAAGTACTAGGATATCTTACGTATTCTAATATACTCTACATACAAGAGTCTTTTAAGTTAAAAGAATTTATTCTACGTTGAAATTAAATGAGAGGTGGATGAGATTTGATTCGTGATAGTATGATAaagaattaatttaacaaaagtttaagctaatggttTAATTAaggtcatataatatgttttatactctaataaaaactaactaaaaaatatatattatactccctcctattcaacttatgtgtcctattttcttttatggtcaattCACCTCAATTGTCCcattctatttttggtatgggtttttgacttttatgcccttagtagctttatcctattttcaattataccctctattatccatactaattttcctcccttatattaaaaactcataatatcactctcttttctacccttagggtccaacttttaactctccttaaaatccgtaaaaagtcaaatgagactcttaAGTTGAATAGGaggaaatataataaaaataaatacacataaatcataaccaaaaataaaaataaatctaattaaTAAAACAGATTATAAAATGGAACTAATTCATTGCATATAGCTAAGAGTATTACCAAATACCAATGGCTATTGCCTATCCAGATCAGCACTTGATGCCATGCTCAATTCCCCGCTTCAACGTTGCAGAGAGCCTTATCGGTTATCTCTTTGCAGCATCTCTTTATTTCATCCTTTTCCAATGACAGGGACAAataagaaaggaaaaaaaaaatgtcggTTGAGgtaagaaaggaaaaaaaaaaatgtcggTTGAGGTATTTTTGTTGGAGATTGTTTTTCGGTGAGATTGAATTAAAAAAACGAgcttaaatattaataattgtattttttgGGCTATTTAATTTATGTATGGAGAGCGTTTTACaatgagaccgtttcattcgAAAATTTGTGTTGATTGTTGTTGATTTTTGTCTTATTAGTTGGTTATAAAGTTAGAATGTGTttgtaaatgaatttttaacAAGCTAAAAAATTAGCTTTTAAGCAAAAATGAGAAACTAATTTTATTAGCATTTATTTTCAATGACTTTCGGCTTGTTAGTCCACTTTTCTTCTAATAAACAGCCAAGAACCACTAGTTAATTTTACCAGACATCTTTAAAACACAATTAGtttaaaagcaaataaaaacaaCCAATAATTCATCTATTTAAATAACCAacaatgtaacaccccgagattgtttttataattatataaaatcaatttagaagtagttttaataaatcccTTTTTTATATACGAAtgtaaatattaacatataattatattaaaaaatgcGATTGCGACCTCTAAAATGAAGAGGTtcgaataataattattattttatttatacgtGTGAGTACACAAAGatgagtctcttagttgagcctcacaagaaaatgaatctagattaaataaataaataaacataataataataataataataataataataataataataataataaccatgatAAAAGGGCATGAAACCCTTGATGCCCCAAAAATAAGCCGTCACTccctccttcttccttctccctcttCCTTTTCTCCCTGTGACACCATAAGCCTCCCAACAGCACCACCAGCCTCACTCACGGCAGCCGGCAGCAGGAAGGCTGCTTCTCTCCTCCCTCACGGCAGCGAGCAGCAGGTAGGCTGCGTGTCTTTCCGCACCACCAGCAGCTCGGCTACTGTACCGCCAGCAGGGGACAGTCCGTGTGACTCCTTCTCCCCATTTCGCACAGTGAGTCACCACCACCACAAAAACCACCTACCTCCTTGTCCATCTCCTAGTTTTCACCTTTGTGagccatctcttctcttttctctacttaattttctagttttatttggagttttattaagtgtattgagtttgatattgattttgtgttaagttcattgaatctttttatgggtaagaattcgattgatgaattaaacatgtttgaaattatgggtgGTGTGTTGATTtagtattagtttctttgaaccttagtatgggtagtaattaaatatgttatctttgaacacgaaacgattagggcttggatttagagatgaaatt
This genomic interval carries:
- the LOC130814394 gene encoding cysteine proteinase inhibitor 4, whose amino-acid sequence is MHKPTLPYSLLLIVLFFLLTTKVKSLQRGRMVGARQDIDNVKTNKEVQDLGKFSIEEYNKEIRDNIQPSSPIRSIGLGGGSKLTFVEVIKAQRQVVSGLKYYLTVKAHEGDHTRIFDAVVVVKPWVQSKKLLNFGPSLESNLNQVFSESRVV